One region of Citrus sinensis cultivar Valencia sweet orange chromosome 6, DVS_A1.0, whole genome shotgun sequence genomic DNA includes:
- the LOC112498665 gene encoding uncharacterized protein LOC112498665, whose amino-acid sequence MESIMYRDPELEASFSFNAAFHVFSDNDDDDEYIEIALEQQPKINTFEEDELELRISFSSSSYNHYNIGLSRTSTVEEWEIASTTTTPTSFCSSSTTSTLTCSSAETCWGVDDQPSRRAHKSTAVKRRVQYFRAVSRLLSGFFSTPSTSSEPDEGDGVSHESRQAEIRTKTSQLNLSSNRRSGAKNVITKATNGGIMMKFLIKCRSMNIRAVLASFMKPYQVIISSPQSNGISSAGQTKKRSKETTAIRRNQSLPVKPFDEWLVQREKQNPEDYKSTNYYSWSSSNYSSPPPVQQGYAGDSCSVQAAIAHCKRSLGQTSEFHF is encoded by the exons ATGGAGAGCATAATGTATCGGGATCCAGAGCTTGAAGCAAGTTTCTCTTTCAACGCGGCTTTCCATGTTTTCTCCGATaatgacgacgacgacgaaTACATCGAGATTGCACTTGAACAACAACCCAAGATTAATACttttgaagaagatgaattgGAGCTGCGGATATCGTTTTCATCATCGAGTTATAATCATTACAATATTGGTCTGTCACGTACGAGTACCGTCGAGGAGTGGGAAATtgcatcaacaacaacaacaccGACGTCGTTTTGCTCTTCATCAACAACATCCACTTTGACGTGTTCTTCCGCTGAGACTTGTTGGGGTGTTGATGATCAGCCATCAAGAAGAGCTCACAAAAGTACTGCTGTCAAACGGAGAGTTCAGTATTTCCGGGCAGTCAGCCGCCTGCTCAGCGGTTTTTTCTCAACTCCGTCGACATCATCGGAGCCCGACGAGGGAGATGGAGTTTCTCATGAAAGCAGGCAAGCGGAGATCCGAACAAAAACTAGCCAATTGAACCTGTCAAGTAATAG GAGATCAGGTGCAAAGAATGTGATCACAAAGGCAACCAACGGTGGGATAATGATGAAGTTCTTGATAAAGTGCCGATCTATGAATATTCGGGCAGTGCTTGCATCGTTTATGAAACCTTACCAAGTAATAATTTCATCACCCCAAAGCAATGGTATTAGTAGCGCAGGACAAACGAAGAAGAGATCTAAAGAGACGACTGCCATTCGGAGGAATCAGAGTTTGCCGGTGAAGCCATTTGATGAATGGTTAGTGCAAAGGGAGAAACAAAATCCTGAAGATTATAAAAGTACAAATTATTATAGCTGGAGTTCTAGTAATTATTCCTCGCCACCGCCAGTACAACAAGGTTATGCGGGTGATAGTTGCTCCGTTCAGGCTGCAATTGCTCATTGTAAGAGATCACTCGGCCAAACATCAgagtttcatttttaa
- the LOC102620369 gene encoding cytochrome P450 714A1-like, with protein sequence MEMDSVVIKLCWSVLLIVSCSSILLKLIKKWLLKPNRIRSMLSKQGVGGPKPSLFFGNVKDIQKIESLLNPLSSPSSSSGPVSHQDWVLSIFPHLQKWTRDYGGIYMFSTGSQQHLFVNRPELIKELKMHKSLDLGTPGYLSKALEPMLGSGIIKANGQQWAHQRRLIAPEFFPHKVKGMIGLMEGCTMSMISKWQSLLTESKGGVLDLLIDQDLRSLSADIISRACFGSSYAQGKSIFLKLRAMQEVMSKPNLLFGLPNIRWLPTQSNREIRRLKKEVEDLILKVVKDRQEESLKDGKNSKDLLQMILESADADNELHQYIHKTDRFIVDNCKNIYFAGYETTALSASWTLMLLALHPEWQERVRAEAIEMLGDCTDQPHCSLDVDTINQLKMLTMVVQESMRLYPPSVVMAREAFADIKLGDFVVPKGLHIWSLIPALHRDPENWGADSNEFKPERFANGISEACKYPQTYIPFGTGTRLCVGQNFAMLELKIMLSLLLSRFSFSLSPNYIHSPVFKMLLIPKHGMRLLVKRV encoded by the exons atggaGATGGATAGTGTTGTAATAAAGCTATGCTGGTCTGTGTTGCTGATTGTTTCATGTAGCAGCATCTTGTTGAAGTTGATAAAGAAGTGGCTGCTGAAACCCAATAGAATTCGCTCAATGCTTTCCAAGCAAGGCGTTGGAGGTCCAAAGCCGTCTCTCTTTTTCGGAAATGTTAAAGACATACAAAAGATCGAATCATTATTGAATCCTCTTTCATcgccatcatcatcatcaggcCCTGTCTCTCATCAAGACTGGGTTCTTTCCATCTTCCCTCATCTCCAAAAATGGACTCGCGATTAtg GTGGAATTTACATGTTCTCAACGGGAAGCCAACAACACCTGTTCGTGAACAGACCAGAGTTAATAAAGGAACTGAAGATGCACAAGTCATTGGATTTAGGTACACCTGGGTATCTCAGCAAGGCACTTGAGCCCATGCTTGGCAGTGGCATCATAAAAGCAAATGGACAACAATGGGCTCATCAGAGGAGACTTATTGCTCCAGAGTTCTTTCCCCACAAGGTTAAG GGCATGATTGGACTAATGGAAGGATGTACCATGTCAATGATTAGTAAATGGCAGAGCCTGTTAACAGAAAGCAAAGGAGGAGTTCTGGACTTGTTAATTGATCAAGATTTGAGAAGCCTTTCGGCTGATATCATCTCTAGAGCTTGTTTTGGTAGCTCTTATGCACAAggaaaaagtatttttttaaagttgagGGCCATGCAAGAGGTCATGTCCAAACCCAATTTACTTTTCGGACTTCCCAACATCAG ATGGCTTCCTACACAAAGTAACAGAGAAATACGGAGGTTGAAGAAAGAGGTGGAGGATTTGATACTCAAAGTGGTCAAAGATCGTCAAGAAGAGAGCCTGAAGGATGGCAAAAATTCCAAGGACTTACTACAGATGATACTTGAAAGTGCTGATGCGGATAATGAATTGCACCAGTATATACACAAAACAGACCGGTTTATAGTGGACAATTGCAAAAACATCTACTTTGCTGGCTACGAAACAACAGCTCTTTCAGCCTCCTGGACGTTGATGCTTCTTGCATTGCATCCTGAATGGCAAGAACGCGTTCGAGCAGAGGCTATAGAGATGTTAGGTGATTGTACTGATCAGCCTCATTGCTCGCTAGACGTGGATACAATTAACCAGTTGAAAATG CTGACGATGGTGGTTCAAGAAAGCATGCGGCTTTATCCACCGTCAGTGGTGATGGCAAGGGAAGCATTTGCAGATATTAAGCTGGGAGATTTTGTGGTGCCGAAAGGCCTGCACATATGGAGTTTGATTCCTGCATTGCATCGTGATCCTGAGAACTGGGGTGCTGATTCCAATGAATTTAAGCCCGAGAGATTTGCAAATGGGATCTCTGAAGCCTGCAAGTATCCACAAACATATATTCCATTTGGCACGGGGACTCGATTGTGCGTGGGACAAAACTTCGCCATGCTAGAACTCAAAATAATGCTCTCTCTACTTCTTTCCAGGTTCTCTTTTTCACTATCCCCGAATTATATCCACTCTCCAGTGTTTAAAATGTTATTGATTCCGAAGCATGGGATGAGACTCCTTGTAAAAAGAGTATAA